One Ranitomeya variabilis isolate aRanVar5 chromosome 5, aRanVar5.hap1, whole genome shotgun sequence DNA window includes the following coding sequences:
- the LOC143773332 gene encoding uncharacterized protein LOC143773332 isoform X1: protein MYGNVDYVAPAEHGDVFLKRSPSEHSDIYLQEESIYEPVPRSEKPDSENLWRLSSTGSSIEDTTLQWNPDPPKRRKAWIPSYQSHCCYQKSRLLVAASSCGLLLLLSIFILGYFMTKYYAMETELEKVKAQHRRHIMMGSFLLYNEAHNKCAEVRSPSARRETFELTASVCSSLSNSQLFHWLPGGRLMSSEEGLCVGVEGKPQSQKPLRLYQCDFNKTLSWDCYNDTLLGVKRENLFFNFGNNQKHVVMLYWGSGVWSRWRARNLDGTVLDGGACA, encoded by the exons ATGTACGGCAACGTGGATTATGTTGCCCCAGCTGAGCATGGAGACGTTTTCCTAAAGAGAAGCCCATCAG AACATAGTGACATATATCTTCAAGAAGAAAGTATATATGAACCAGTGCCgaggagtgagaagccagactctgAGAACCTCTGGAGACTATCATCCACTGGAAGCAGTATCGAAGATACTACACTTCAGTGGAATCCAGACCCGCCAAAAAGACGTAAAGCATGGATCCCTTCTTATCAAAGTCATT GTTGTTATCAGAAGTCCCGACTCTTGGTTGCTGCTTCTAGCTGTGGTCTTCTGCTCCTCTTGAGCATCTTCATCTTGGGTTATTTTATGACCAAAT ATTATGCTATGGAGACGGAATTAGAGAAAGTAAAAGCGCAGCATAGACGACACATAATGATGG GTTCCTTCCTTCTATATAACGAGGCCCATAACAAGTGTGCAGAGGTGCGCTCACCTTCCGCTCGCAGAGAGACTTTTGAGCTCACCGCTTCCGTTTGCTCCTCACTTTCCAACTCTCAGCTTTTCCACTGGCTCCCAGGAGGCCGGCTCATGAGCTCAGAGGAGGGACTATGTGTAGGGGTGGAGGGAAAGCCTCAATCACAGAAGCCACTAAGGCTTTATCAATGTGACTTTAACAAGACCTTGAGCTGGGATTGCTACAATGATACCTTGTTGGGAGTCAAAAGAGAAAATCTTTTCTTTAACTTTGGGAATAATCAAAAACATGTGGTCATGCTTTACTGGGGAAGTGGGGTTTGGAGTCGATGGAGAGCCCGGAATCTTGATGGAACGGTATTAGATGGAGGGGCTTGTGCTTAA
- the LOC143773332 gene encoding uncharacterized protein LOC143773332 isoform X2, protein MYGNVDYVAPAEHGDVFLKRSPSEHSDIYLQEESIYEPVPRSEKPDSENLWRLSSTGSSIEDTTLQWNPDPPKRRCYQKSRLLVAASSCGLLLLLSIFILGYFMTKYYAMETELEKVKAQHRRHIMMGSFLLYNEAHNKCAEVRSPSARRETFELTASVCSSLSNSQLFHWLPGGRLMSSEEGLCVGVEGKPQSQKPLRLYQCDFNKTLSWDCYNDTLLGVKRENLFFNFGNNQKHVVMLYWGSGVWSRWRARNLDGTVLDGGACA, encoded by the exons ATGTACGGCAACGTGGATTATGTTGCCCCAGCTGAGCATGGAGACGTTTTCCTAAAGAGAAGCCCATCAG AACATAGTGACATATATCTTCAAGAAGAAAGTATATATGAACCAGTGCCgaggagtgagaagccagactctgAGAACCTCTGGAGACTATCATCCACTGGAAGCAGTATCGAAGATACTACACTTCAGTGGAATCCAGACCCGCCAAAAAGAC GTTGTTATCAGAAGTCCCGACTCTTGGTTGCTGCTTCTAGCTGTGGTCTTCTGCTCCTCTTGAGCATCTTCATCTTGGGTTATTTTATGACCAAAT ATTATGCTATGGAGACGGAATTAGAGAAAGTAAAAGCGCAGCATAGACGACACATAATGATGG GTTCCTTCCTTCTATATAACGAGGCCCATAACAAGTGTGCAGAGGTGCGCTCACCTTCCGCTCGCAGAGAGACTTTTGAGCTCACCGCTTCCGTTTGCTCCTCACTTTCCAACTCTCAGCTTTTCCACTGGCTCCCAGGAGGCCGGCTCATGAGCTCAGAGGAGGGACTATGTGTAGGGGTGGAGGGAAAGCCTCAATCACAGAAGCCACTAAGGCTTTATCAATGTGACTTTAACAAGACCTTGAGCTGGGATTGCTACAATGATACCTTGTTGGGAGTCAAAAGAGAAAATCTTTTCTTTAACTTTGGGAATAATCAAAAACATGTGGTCATGCTTTACTGGGGAAGTGGGGTTTGGAGTCGATGGAGAGCCCGGAATCTTGATGGAACGGTATTAGATGGAGGGGCTTGTGCTTAA